The Microplitis demolitor isolate Queensland-Clemson2020A chromosome 8, iyMicDemo2.1a, whole genome shotgun sequence genome has a segment encoding these proteins:
- the LOC103573925 gene encoding heparan-alpha-glucosaminide N-acetyltransferase gives MFTMSDVNPCPDVNKSLGMDEACFTVINDNNEPLSLFATNEECYYKLCDCLPWANVSAHSNTTLVVPTEYPLHFYFVKGKYQWCHDTFKFEEYGYYGWNLTEEHLCSNVYTIIEPKNQYLPLLAAFMIFTIGAILIGTTRFLIRMIKKFRMRNSPDDQSDLGPLQDSDPPSQQLVRITKASIRVRSIDAFRGIAVLLMIFVNNGGGKYTFFNHSPWYGLTVADLVLPWFAWIMGLTIVLSVRSQLRLSIPRSRIIIKCLKRAMILIFLGLIINGQRGTRLSDLRFSGVLQLLGITYFICASIETLTMQAQRNFHYGRFAFLQDILDAWIQWLVILALTATHLLLTFLLPVPGCPTGYLGPGGNVYHGKYSNCTGGAAGYIDRLILGSHVYNKTNNLIYGHVLPHDPEGIMNTLSAVLIVALGVQAGRILFCYYLHNFSKIIRWFVWAVVLGVIAGFLCDWSKDGMIPVSKNMMTISFVLITSCFAFILFAILYFLIDHHRVWNGAPFTYAGANAIFLYVGHYFTMKSFPWAWKIDNPTHASLLAMNLWTTVLWSLIAYGLYQKDIIITI, from the exons ATGTTTACTATGAGTGACGTTAATCCTTGTCCGGATGTTAATAAAAGTCTTGGAATGGATGAAGCTTGCTTCACAGttatcaatgataataatgaaccTCTTTCACTATTCGCTACAAATGAAgaatgttattataaattg TGTGATTGTTTACCATGGGCTAATGTATCAGCACACAGCAATACTACATTAGTAGTACCTACAGAATACccattacatttttattttgttaaaggGAAATACCAGTGGTGTCA TGATACATTTAAGTTTGAAGAGTATGGCTACTATGGTTGGAATTTAACGGAAGAACATTTATGCTCCAATGTCTACACTAtaattgaaccaaaaaatcAGTACCTTC cTCTTTTAGCGGcatttatgatttttacaATTGGAGCGATATTGATTGGAACGACACGTTTTTTGATAcggatgattaaaaaattccgGATGCGAAACTCTCCAGACGATCAAAGc gACCTGGGACCTTTGCAAGATTCTGACCCCCCATCTCAACAATTAGTTAGAATAACCAAAGCAAGCATAAGAGTTCGTTCTATTGATGCTTTTAGAGg TATCGCTGTTCTATTGATGATATTTGTAAACAATGGAGGaggaaaatatacatttttcaatCACTCTCCATGGTATGGATTAACAGTAGCTGATCTCGTATTACCCTGGTTTGCTTGGATTATGGGTTTGACCATAGTATTATCCGTACGTTCTCAATTGAGACTCTCAATTCCACGATcacgaataattattaaatgtctgAAGCGTGCCATGATTCTCATTTTTTTgggtttaataataaatggccAACGGGGTACACGATTAAGTGATTTACGTTTTTCTGGCGTCCTTCAGTTACTTGGAATAACTTATTTCATTTGCGCTAGTATTGAAACCTTAACTATGCAAGCTCaaagaaattttcattatGGAAGATTTGCATTTCTTCAAGATATTCTGGATGCTTGGATACAGTGGTTGGTAATCTTGGCACTTACTGCAACGCATTTGctattgacatttttattacctGTACCAGGATGTCCGACTGGATATCTTGGTCCAGGTGGTAATGTATATCACGGAAAATATAGTAATTGTACTGGTGGAGCTGCTGGTTATATTGATCGATTAATTTTGGGAAGTCATGTATACaataaaacaaacaatttaatttatggtCATGTTTTACCTCATGATCCAGAAGGAATAATGAATACTTTGTCAGCTGTTTTAATTGTTGCATTAGGAGTACAAGCAGgaagaatattattttgctactatttacataatttttctaaaattattcgATGGTTTGTTTGGGCAGTCGTACtt GGAGTGATTGCAGGTTTTTTGTGTGATTGGAGTAAAGATGGAATGATCCCAGTTAGCAAAAATATGATGACAATATCATTCGTACTAATAACTTCTTGTTTTGCATTTATACTTtttgctattttatatttcttaattGATCATCATCGAGTTTGGAATGGAGCACCATTTACATATGCCGGTGCAAATGCGATTTTCTTGTATGTGGGTCACTACTTTACAATGAAAAGTTTCCCGTGGGCATGGAAAATAGACAATCCTACTCATGCCTCACTTCTTGCTATGAATTTATGGACCACAGTACTCTGGTCATTAATCGCTTACGGACTTTATCAGaaagatataataataactatctaa
- the LOC103573928 gene encoding metallophosphoesterase 1 homolog → MIKRIMIRKYRANQKFIIIAIILGITIFYNDYFAYEIQKFKWATKDCNQCVKVLFVADPQIIGEVNENYFGSWFARWDSDRYLANTFSRALKHSQPDVIVFLGDLMDEGHIANLEDFTKYKNRLDKIFETPEHIMKIYLPGDNDIGGEEDHVKPRIHDRFKFAYSQPDTLTHKDVIFFKVNRLTRYMPNAPKDAFLNNYRDRNVTNVVLSHIPLLFTPGIFVKNVMKELSPQLMFTAHEHKALHLSFDSTIDQLSVVWAFPPHENQFYNFRMELNDIHEIQVPTCSYRMGTRSMGYGLAHIDTQDKSLEFTVLWLPERFPKLLGYLLVVTIIIVLVKCTLICSCCTSPNHVAYSPIPRV, encoded by the exons atgattaaaagaATTATGATTCGAAAATACAG agccaaccaaaaatttattattattgccatTATTTTAGgcattacaatattttataatgattattttgcATACGAAATTCAGAAATTTAAATGGGCAACTAAAGACTGCAATCAATGTGTCAAAGTATTATTTGTCGCAGACCCACAAATAATAGGtgaagtaaatgaaaattattttggctCATGGTTCGCACGGTGGGATAGTGATag atattTAGCAAATACATTCTCAAGAGCTTTAAAACATTCTCAACCTGATGTGATAGTTTTTCTTGGTGACTTAATGGATGAAGGTCACATTGCTAATTTGGAAGATTTtacaaagtataaaaatagattagataaaatatttgaaacccCAGAGCATATTATG aaaatttatttaccggGTGATAATGATATAGGAGGTGAAGAAGATCATGTTAAACCTCGTATTCATGATAGATTTAAATTTGCATACTCGCAACCAGATACTTTAACTCATAAagacgtaattttttttaag GTAAATAGATTGACTCGTTATATGCCAAATGCACCAAAAGatgcttttttaaataattatagagaTAGAAATGTTACTAATGTTGTTCTTAGTCATATACCACTTTTATTTACACcaggaatttttgttaaaaat gtAATGAAAGAGCTTTCACCACAATTAATGTTCACAGCTCATGAGCATAAAGCTTTACACTTAAGTTTTGATTCAACAATTGACCAACTCAGTGTTGTTTGGGCTTTTCCACCTcatgaaaatcaattttataattttagaatgGAATTAAATGATATACACGAGATTCAAGTACCCACATGTTCTTATAGAATGGGTACACGTTCTATGGGCTATGGATTAGCTCACATtg ataCTCAAGATAAATCTTTAGAATTTACAGTTTTATGGTTACCAGAACGTTTTCCTAAATTATTAGGATATCTTTTAGtggtaacaataataattgttcTTGTTAAATGTACATTAATATGCAGTTGCTGCACGTCGCCTAATCATGTGGCCTACTCTCCAATACCCAGAGTATAA
- the LOC103573926 gene encoding coiled-coil domain-containing protein 115, with the protein MTTTIDDVCEKLDSLFLRSLELMDEKIVLTLQLENQMRDGHIELAKARYIRGKESVGILQVPQDSTINSLFNLETIFNEENTNQSIATPHFDISMKSNENGNDNYDPIRWFGVLVPQSLKTAQKRFQESIYLSTKIANIDSELESIPKEFEDSKNLKSSLINVEE; encoded by the coding sequence ATGACGACAACTATTGATGATGTTTGTGAAAAATTGGATAGTCTTTTTCTACGTTCATTAGAATTGATGGACGAAAAAATCGTATTGACACTACAATTAGAAAATCAAATGCGAGATGGACATATAGAATTAGCAAAAGCTCGATATATACGTGGGAAAGAAAGTGTAGGAATACTTCAAGTACCTCAGGACTCTAcgataaattcattatttaatttggaaacAATATTCAATGAGGAGAATACGAATCAATCAATTGCAACTCCGCACTTTGATATCAGTATGAAAAGTAACGAGAATGgtaatgataattatgatcCTATTCGATGGTTTGGTGTTTTAGTGCCCCAAAGCTTGAAGACTGCACAAAAAAGATTTCAAGAATCAATTTATCTTTCTACGAAAATAGCAAATATTGATTCAGAACTAGAGAGTATTCCAAAAGAATTTGaagattctaaaaatttgaaaagtagtttaataaatgttgaagaataa
- the LOC128668377 gene encoding putative ankyrin repeat protein RF_0381: MTSGYNLISAIRLGQFDRINEMIDSVDLTHCQAYPFQYILLLNAVKNNQTNIVKLLLSKNFQVNYSSKKLTNSPLHWAVTNTNYEIIEMLLNKEADVNAKNQYGKTSLHIAIEKKNLKITELLINFGADINALTNHQETPLYIATNKLCLKMIKLLLNKQANVNAEAMNGVPPLFRAIDLQSTEIVKYLLENGSNINFVCKSFWYDGYTPLHLAAELGNEEIVKILLDRDANINAKTKNELIPIFIAAEKNHGNIVKVLLDHRAKLSSKNENGQTILNYSVKYGYLIIVEQILTHEKYYLDPDSTDNWGTPLLHLAARYNYAEIILSLLKHGADINLKDQYGRTALHIATQARQIIATETLLDMGAGINIEWENGHTPLDDANFPALCSQFVSYNNYDSFDSYDSTKDAFINEEIIEVLNQHILKMKLAGFYVSEKNYQSAIDYYDNNNIDNYESECKLEIENLKSEKICGSISLYDIFTKNNRYLALYAKNKTIVNFFESNEYELKFPIYGGIIYGNFSRGVRRNIFIDKIDEYGFDEIFYQLPIACIEEIISFLNENDLKVLVAACYQRILN, translated from the coding sequence ATGACGTCAGgatacaatttaatatcagCGATTCGATTGGGACAATTTGACAGAATTAATGAAATGATTGACAGTGTCGATCTAACTCACTGTCAAGCTTATccatttcaatatatattgcTTCTTAATgctgttaaaaataatcaaacaaatatagtcaaattactgttatcaaaaaattttcaagttaattattcatctaaaaaattaactaattcgCCACTTCATTGGGCGGTTACAAATactaattatgaaataattgaaatgcTTTTGAATAAAGAAGCTGATGTAAATGCTAAAAATCAATACGGTAAAACATCACTTCATATAgcaattgaaaagaaaaatctaaaaataactGAATTGCTTATAAATTTCGGAGCCGATATAAATGCTCTTACAAATCATCAAGAAACACCTCTTTACATTGcaactaataaattatgtttaaaaatgattaaattactGTTAAACAAACAAGCTAATGTTAATGCTGAAGCAATGAATGGTGTACCCCCTCTCTTTCGAGCCATTGATTTACAGTCTACagaaattgttaaatatttactagAAAATGGATctaacataaattttgtatgTAAATCATTTTGGTATGATGGTTACACGCCTCTTCATTTAGCTGCTGAATTAGGAAATGaagaaattgttaaaattttacttgatcGAGATGCTAATATAAATGctaaaactaaaaatgaattaataccaatttttatagctgctgaaaaaaatcatgggAATAttgtaaaagtattattaGATCACAGAGCTAAATTGTcttctaaaaatgaaaatggtcaaacaattttgaattattctgtTAAGTATGGGTATTTGATAATTGTCGAACAGATTTTAacacatgaaaaatattacttaGATCCTGATTCAACAGACAATTGGGGTACACCTCTTTTACATTTGGCTGCTCGCTATAATTAtgctgaaattattttaagtttactCAAACATGGTGCagacattaatttaaaagatcaATACGGAAGAACAGCTCTCCATATCGCTACTCAAGCAAGACAAATAATAGCGACAGAAACTTTATTAGATATGGGTGCTGGTATTAATATTGAGTGGGAAAACGGTCATACACCACTTGATGACGCCAATTTTCCGGCTCTTTGTAGTCAATTTGTAAGTTATAATAACTATGATAGTTTTGATAGTTATGATTCAACTAAAGACGCATTTATAAATGAAGAAATTATTGAAGTTTTGAATcaacacattttaaaaatgaaacttgcTGGTTTTTatgtaagtgaaaaaaattatcaatcagCTATTGATtattacgataataataatattgataattacgAAAGTGAATGTAAActagaaatagaaaatttgaagTCTGAAAAAATATGTGGTAGTATTTCTTTGTATGACATCTTCACAAAGAATAATAGATATTTAGCATTGTATgcgaaaaataaaactattgtaaatttttttgaatcaaatgAATATGAGTTAAAGTTTCCAATATATGGCGGTattatttatggaaatttttctaGAGGAGTAAGAaggaatatatttattgataaaattgatgAGTATggttttgatgaaattttttatcaattaccaATAGCTTGTATTGaggaaataataagttttctcaatgaaaatgatttaaaGGTATTAGTTGCTGCTTGCTATCAGCGCATTCTCAATTAA
- the LOC103573959 gene encoding putative ankyrin repeat protein RF_0381, which yields MNNKENKENKVKIKASVRKDLNAASILKESLLLNSNESNNRITLDFTIDHSIVEKSLEQKILSIDEVIKLLTAASRDDFKCIQMYLMSHGIHMNTLQNEKGDTLLHIAVQSRSIKVIELLLRCNFNLNILNNRYKIPLDIAIENGYLDIVRMFLNKNIDVNYHLKEKQSLLYAAIEDNKLEIVEILCQYGANIEYKCTFGIDEGLTPFMLACKLGLIEILFFLKRNQANIHAKDTNQRNALYHAVEANHFEIVQQLINWGADINVTNNSGSAKGYTPLHVACRNGYTNMANLLLARTANLNVISKLGQTPLHLAIKYQHQCIVDTLLGHGADFEATCLTSHEYGYTPLQLACKTGNINIVTLLLNAGANIHKKSGSSHEFTALSVAILHYNPLVAELLLTQGARVDNKKNIIYSLTLLWRYPLLKLAIAKNTEALLKLLLGNVVDGNKNYSELVPEKVVPIPLDNSIIFLARDPVSQEFYEREYIEEFIDIAMKNGHTSIVNYLTKYSRALIVSKFHLRSIVRK from the exons atgaataataaagaaaataaagaaaacaaagtGAAGATAAAAG catcaGTTCGTAAAGATTTAAATGCTGcaagtattttaaaagaatcACTTTTATTAAACTCAAATGAATCAAATAATAGAATTACTTTAGATTTTACAATCGATCATTCAATAGTAGAAAAAAGTCTTGAGCAGAAAATATTGAGTATTGACGAAGTTATCAAACTTCTAACTGCTGCATCACgtgatgattttaaatgtatcCAAATGTATTTGATGAGTCATGGTATTCATATGAATACACTACAAAATGAAAAAGGTGATACTTTACTACATATTGCTGTTCAAAGTAGGAGTATTAAAGTTATCGAGTTATTATTGAGATGTAACtttaatctaaatattttaaataatcgctACAAAATACCACTGGATATTGCCATCGAAAATGGATATTTAGATATCGTAagaatgtttttaaataaaaatattgatgttaattaccatttaaaagaaaaacaatcaCTTCTTTATGCAGCTATTGAAGATAATAAGTTAGAAATTGTTGAGATTCTTTGCCAGTACGGCGCCAATATTGAATACAAGTGTACTTTCGGAATAGACGAAGGATTGACGCCATTCATGCTTGCATGTAAATTGGGTCTTATcgaaattctattttttcttaaacgaAACCAAGCGAATATACATGCCAAAGATACAAATCAAAGAAATGCACTTTATCATGCAGTCGAAGCAAACCATTTTGAGATTGTTCAACAGCTTATAAATTGGGGTGCTGATATCAATGTTACCAATAATTCAGGAAGCGCAAAGGGATACACTCCGTTACATGTAGCTTGTCGAAATGGTTATACCAATATGGCTAATTTACTTTTAGCTCGCACAGctaatttaaatgttatatCGAAATTGGGTCAAACGCCTCTTCATCTGGCCATTAAATATCAGCATCAGTGCATAGTTGATACTCTTCTAGGACATGGCGCGGATTTCGAGGCTACATGTTTGACATCACATGAATATGGATATACTCCATTACAATTAGCTTGTAAAACTGGTAATATCAATATAGTTACATTGCTTCTCAATGCAGGTGCGAATATTCACAAAAAATCTGGATCTTCTCACGAATTTACTGCGCTTTCTGTAGCTATTCTTCATTACAATCCATTAGTTGCTGAACTTCTTCTAACTCAAGGAGCTCGTGttgataataagaaaaatatcatatacTCTCTTACTTTATTATGGAGGTACCCATTACTTAAGTTAGCTATTGCAAAGAACACTGAAGCTTTACTTAAATTACTGCTAGGTAATGTCGttgatggaaataaaaattattcggaGCTAGTACCGGAAAAGGTCGTTCCAATACCATTAGATAATAGTATAATCTTTTTAGCTCGAGATCCTGTCAGCCAAGAATTTTATGAACGTGAATATATAGAGGAATTCATTGACATAGCTATGAAAAATGGGCATACATCTATTGTTAACTATTTGACAAAATATTCACGTGCATTAATAGTCAGCAAATTTCACCTACGATCAATAGttcgtaaataa